A single window of Paenibacillus sp. SYP-B4298 DNA harbors:
- a CDS encoding YitT family protein gives MTAIDKKEASSGVRRRRRASRGQAHPAAKLASQLVLLLAGCLIVAVSFNLFFVAAGIASGGVSGISILVQRIWGIVPAYTQWALNVPLFLAGLFVFGKRFALQTLLGSFVLPLFVLLTSSWPPPTHNPLLAAIYGGIGVGIGLGLVFRGRGSTGGLDLAAQLLQRYTGLRLGLALPLFDGLVIVTAGLVISPENALYALIALFVTSKTIDIMQTGLLVSKVAFIISDRSEEIGASVLRDLDRGMTRLQAQGGYTGAERPVLMVVVQQNEVLRLKLLVQAIDPDAFVIISDTAEVLGQGFQRTE, from the coding sequence GTGACGGCTATAGATAAGAAGGAAGCGAGTTCAGGTGTGCGTAGACGACGTCGCGCTTCGCGCGGACAGGCTCACCCGGCAGCCAAGCTGGCGAGTCAGCTTGTGCTGCTGCTTGCAGGGTGTCTCATTGTAGCGGTGAGCTTCAACTTGTTTTTTGTCGCTGCGGGCATAGCCTCAGGGGGCGTATCGGGCATCTCCATCCTGGTGCAACGAATATGGGGCATCGTTCCGGCCTATACGCAGTGGGCGCTGAATGTGCCGTTATTTCTGGCAGGGTTGTTTGTGTTCGGCAAGCGATTTGCACTGCAGACGCTGCTGGGCTCCTTCGTGTTGCCGTTATTTGTGCTGCTGACCTCATCCTGGCCGCCGCCAACCCATAATCCGTTGCTGGCTGCCATCTATGGGGGGATTGGCGTGGGCATCGGACTGGGACTGGTCTTCCGCGGGCGCGGCTCGACAGGGGGGCTCGATCTGGCTGCCCAACTGCTGCAACGCTACACTGGCTTACGGCTTGGGCTGGCGTTGCCGTTATTTGACGGTCTGGTCATTGTTACAGCGGGACTAGTGATCTCGCCTGAAAATGCGTTGTACGCACTCATTGCGTTGTTTGTGACCAGCAAGACGATTGATATTATGCAGACGGGCTTGTTGGTATCCAAGGTCGCCTTTATTATCTCTGACCGTTCGGAGGAGATCGGAGCCAGCGTGCTGCGCGATCTCGATCGCGGGATGACGCGGCTGCAGGCACAAGGGGGATACACCGGGGCGGAGCGGCCAGTGCTGATGGTGGTCGTTCAGCAGAATGAAGTGTTGCGGCTGAAGCTGCTTGTTCAGGCCATTGATCCAGATGCCTTCGTCATTATTAGCGATACAGCGGAGGTGCTGGGGCAGGGCTTCCAGCGGACGGAATAG
- the argC gene encoding N-acetyl-gamma-glutamyl-phosphate reductase, with amino-acid sequence MSNKLKVAIVGSTGYGGVELIRLLQHHPQVEITSVISSSAAGSPIAEGYPHLNEIRTDLLDGVEPEAIRSKADLVFLATPAGVASKLAGQLLEVGLKVIDLSGDLRLKSPSVYEQWYNKPAAEQQLLDRAVYGLAEVFGQEVRDEQLISNPGCFPTGTLLGLVPAVAAGWIDPATIIIDAKTGMSGAGRGTSLGAHFSEMNENFKAYKVNHHQHIPEIEQVLGRVSGKSVVTTFTTHMVPMTRGILSTMYATVAGAYSTQDFIDLYRRYYEGRPFVRIRPEGQWPATKEVAGSNYCDIGFSVDDRTGRVTIIAVIDNLVKGAAGQAIQNLNLMMGWEESLGLQFVPVYP; translated from the coding sequence ATGAGTAACAAATTGAAGGTGGCAATTGTAGGCTCGACGGGATATGGCGGCGTAGAGCTGATCCGGTTGCTTCAGCATCATCCGCAAGTCGAGATTACGTCGGTCATTTCCTCCTCCGCTGCTGGCTCTCCGATTGCTGAGGGCTATCCGCATCTGAATGAGATTCGGACCGATCTGCTGGATGGAGTCGAGCCGGAGGCGATTCGCAGCAAGGCCGATCTGGTATTCCTGGCGACTCCTGCTGGTGTGGCTTCCAAGCTCGCGGGGCAACTGCTGGAGGTTGGGCTGAAGGTTATTGATCTGTCGGGCGACCTGCGCTTGAAGTCACCGTCTGTATATGAGCAATGGTACAACAAGCCTGCTGCCGAACAGCAGTTGCTGGATCGGGCGGTCTATGGCTTGGCGGAGGTGTTCGGGCAGGAGGTTCGTGACGAGCAGCTCATCTCGAATCCGGGCTGCTTCCCGACCGGAACGCTGCTGGGGCTGGTGCCTGCGGTGGCGGCGGGATGGATCGATCCTGCGACAATTATTATTGATGCCAAGACAGGCATGTCGGGAGCCGGCAGAGGCACGAGCCTGGGGGCGCATTTTTCCGAGATGAATGAGAACTTCAAGGCGTACAAGGTCAACCACCATCAGCATATCCCGGAGATTGAGCAGGTGCTGGGCCGTGTATCAGGCAAATCGGTCGTAACGACCTTCACCACGCATATGGTGCCGATGACACGCGGTATTTTGAGTACGATGTATGCAACAGTGGCTGGAGCTTACAGTACGCAGGACTTTATTGATCTGTATCGCAGATATTATGAGGGACGCCCGTTCGTCCGCATTCGCCCGGAAGGGCAATGGCCAGCCACCAAGGAGGTTGCCGGATCGAACTATTGCGATATTGGCTTTTCGGTGGATGACCGTACAGGCAGAGTGACGATTATTGCGGTGATTGACAATCTGGTCAAGGGAGCTGCTGGTCAGGCGATTCAGAACCTGAATCTGATGATGGGCTGGGAAGAAAGCCTTGGACTGCAGTTTGTCCCGGTATACCCTTAA
- the prfB gene encoding peptide chain release factor 2 (programmed frameshift) produces the protein MIDSSVKQDLREIATKLQNLRGSLDLDLKQEMIANFEEKMTAPDFWDDNEKAQSVISELNAIKSIVEQYERLHAEQEDLETMLELAEEEGDSDMVAELVEGVSALVARVGDFELQLLLSQPYDKLNAILELHPGAGGTESQDWGQMLYRMYTRWVEKRGFKYEILDYQDGDEAGIKSATILIKGYNAYGYLKAEKGVHRLVRISPFDASGRRHTSFVSCDVVPEITDDIEIEIRSEDLKVDTYRASGAGGQHVNKTESAIRITHIPTGIVVACQQERSQIQNRERAMNMLRSKLYEKKIEEQQRHLAEIRGEQSDIAWGSQIRSYVFHPYSMVKDHRTSVETGNVGAVMDGDIDPFIDGYLRSQIRQEPQ, from the exons ATGATCGATTCTTCGGTAAAGCAGGATTTGCGTGAAATAGCAACCAAACTTCAAAATCTTAGGGGGTCTCTT GACTTAGATCTGAAGCAAGAGATGATCGCCAACTTCGAGGAGAAGATGACGGCCCCGGATTTTTGGGATGACAATGAGAAGGCTCAGAGCGTGATCTCCGAGCTGAATGCGATCAAATCGATCGTAGAGCAATATGAGAGGCTGCACGCCGAGCAAGAGGATCTGGAAACGATGCTGGAGCTTGCGGAGGAAGAGGGCGACAGCGACATGGTGGCGGAGCTGGTGGAGGGCGTCAGCGCTCTCGTCGCCCGCGTCGGCGACTTTGAGCTTCAGTTGCTGCTTAGTCAGCCGTATGACAAGCTGAATGCCATATTGGAGCTGCATCCCGGAGCAGGCGGCACCGAGTCCCAGGATTGGGGGCAGATGCTGTACCGGATGTATACCCGGTGGGTGGAGAAACGCGGCTTCAAGTACGAGATTCTCGATTACCAGGATGGCGATGAGGCGGGCATCAAGAGCGCGACGATTCTGATTAAGGGCTACAATGCGTATGGCTATCTGAAAGCGGAGAAGGGGGTACACCGTCTGGTGCGCATCTCACCGTTCGATGCTTCGGGTCGCCGTCATACCTCCTTTGTCTCCTGTGATGTTGTGCCCGAGATTACGGATGACATCGAGATTGAGATTCGCAGCGAGGACTTGAAGGTGGATACGTACCGCGCCAGCGGCGCTGGCGGGCAGCACGTCAACAAGACGGAATCCGCCATTCGCATCACGCATATCCCGACGGGGATCGTTGTGGCTTGCCAGCAGGAGCGTTCGCAGATTCAGAACCGCGAGCGTGCGATGAATATGCTCCGTTCGAAGCTGTATGAGAAGAAGATTGAGGAGCAACAGCGGCATCTGGCAGAGATTCGCGGCGAGCAATCGGATATTGCCTGGGGCAGCCAGATTCGCTCGTATGTCTTCCATCCCTATAGCATGGTCAAGGATCATCGAACCTCTGTCGAGACAGGCAATGTCGGCGCGGTGATGGATGGCGACATCGATCCGTTCATCGACGGCTATCTGCGCAGCCAGATTCGTCAGGAGCCTCAGTAG
- the secA gene encoding preprotein translocase subunit SecA: MLGLVKKLFGDANEREIKRLMRTVDQINKMEPDYVKLSDEQLRAKTDEFKARIEKGETAEQLLPEAFATVREASKRTLGMRHFDVQLIGGMVLHDGKISEMKTGEGKTLVATLPVYLNALLGKGVHVVTVNDYLAQRDSQLMAQLYEFLGMTVGCNLNSLSHEEKQQAYACDITYGTNNEFGFDYLRDNMVLYKEQMVQRPLYFAIIDEVDSILIDEARTPLIISGQAAKSTEMYFSADRFVSRLKADEDYTVDIKLRSVTLTEAGVEKAEKAFAIENLFDHANVLLNHHIQQSLKAHAIMKRDVDYVVQDGEVVIVDEFTGRLMSGRRYSDGLHQAIEAKEQLEVQNESMTLATITFQNYFRMYRKLAGMTGTAKTEEEEFKKIYGLDVVQIPTNRQMIRNDIPDVVYKTENGKFKAVVEEIVERHKKNQPVLVGTVSIENSERLSEMLKRKGVAHKVLNAKFHAEEAEIISRAGQAGSVTIATNMAGRGTDILLGESVGDIGGLHIIGTERHESRRIDNQLRGRAGRQGDPGSSQFYLSLEDELMRRFGAENIMGMMERLGFDEDQPIESRLITRAIESAQKRVEGNNFDLRKVVLQYDDVMNQQREIIYKQRREVLHSENIRDIVMDMIKPVVERIADAHCPSEEVPEDWDLQAIVDYAHGTFLQEGTLTKDELWGKEKEEVVSYLFDKITALYDEREAMMGSEMMREFEKVIVLRAVDSKWMDHIDAMDQLRQGIHLRAYGGTDPLREYQFEGFEMFKEMIEHIQEEVTKYVMKAHVEKNLERQAVAEGQAVQDSSKVDPKSKQVVRKEEQRVGRNDACPCGSGKKYKQCHGK; the protein is encoded by the coding sequence ATGCTCGGACTGGTGAAGAAGCTTTTCGGGGACGCCAATGAACGCGAAATCAAGCGGTTGATGCGTACCGTCGATCAGATTAATAAAATGGAACCGGACTACGTGAAGCTGTCGGACGAGCAGCTACGTGCCAAGACGGATGAGTTCAAGGCCAGAATTGAAAAAGGAGAGACAGCAGAGCAGTTGCTGCCAGAAGCGTTTGCCACCGTTAGAGAAGCCTCCAAGCGGACACTGGGCATGCGCCATTTTGACGTTCAGCTTATCGGAGGTATGGTGCTCCATGACGGCAAAATCTCCGAGATGAAGACAGGGGAAGGGAAGACGCTTGTTGCGACGCTGCCCGTGTATCTGAATGCGCTGCTCGGCAAGGGCGTTCATGTCGTCACCGTCAATGACTATTTGGCGCAGCGTGACAGCCAGCTCATGGCGCAGCTCTATGAATTCCTGGGGATGACCGTAGGCTGCAACCTGAACTCCCTGTCCCATGAGGAGAAGCAGCAGGCCTATGCTTGCGATATTACGTATGGCACCAATAATGAGTTCGGCTTTGACTATCTGCGCGACAACATGGTGTTGTATAAGGAGCAGATGGTTCAACGTCCATTATATTTTGCTATCATTGACGAAGTGGATTCGATCTTGATTGACGAAGCGCGGACGCCGCTGATTATCTCTGGACAAGCTGCGAAGTCGACGGAGATGTATTTCTCGGCAGACCGTTTTGTGAGCCGTCTGAAAGCGGACGAAGACTATACCGTTGATATTAAGCTGCGTTCGGTCACCTTGACAGAGGCCGGGGTGGAGAAGGCGGAGAAGGCATTCGCCATCGAAAATCTGTTCGATCATGCGAACGTGCTGCTGAACCATCATATCCAGCAATCGCTCAAAGCCCATGCCATTATGAAGCGCGATGTAGATTACGTTGTGCAGGATGGCGAAGTGGTCATCGTGGATGAGTTCACCGGGCGTCTGATGTCGGGTCGCCGTTATAGCGATGGACTGCATCAGGCGATTGAGGCGAAGGAGCAGCTAGAGGTTCAGAACGAGAGCATGACGCTCGCGACGATCACCTTCCAGAACTACTTCCGTATGTATCGCAAGCTGGCCGGTATGACCGGTACGGCGAAGACGGAGGAAGAGGAGTTCAAGAAGATCTATGGCCTGGACGTTGTTCAGATTCCGACGAACCGCCAGATGATCCGCAATGATATTCCTGACGTGGTCTACAAGACAGAGAATGGCAAGTTTAAGGCGGTCGTCGAGGAAATCGTAGAGCGTCACAAAAAGAACCAACCCGTGCTGGTCGGTACCGTCTCTATCGAGAATTCGGAGCGTCTCTCCGAGATGCTCAAGCGCAAGGGCGTTGCCCATAAGGTGCTTAACGCGAAATTCCATGCCGAGGAAGCAGAGATTATTTCTCGTGCTGGACAGGCAGGCTCAGTAACGATCGCCACCAACATGGCGGGACGCGGAACCGATATTTTGCTTGGCGAGAGTGTAGGAGATATTGGCGGTCTGCATATTATCGGTACCGAGCGTCATGAGAGCCGCCGGATTGATAACCAGTTGCGCGGCCGTGCCGGTCGTCAGGGCGACCCGGGCTCCTCGCAATTCTATCTGTCGCTGGAGGATGAATTAATGCGCCGCTTCGGTGCGGAGAATATCATGGGTATGATGGAGCGCCTGGGCTTCGATGAGGATCAGCCGATCGAGAGCCGCCTCATTACCCGTGCGATCGAGTCTGCACAGAAGCGTGTAGAGGGCAATAACTTTGATCTGCGCAAGGTTGTTCTCCAGTATGATGACGTGATGAACCAGCAGCGCGAGATTATCTACAAGCAGCGCCGCGAGGTGCTTCATTCCGAGAACATCCGTGATATTGTCATGGATATGATCAAGCCTGTCGTGGAGCGGATCGCCGACGCGCATTGTCCAAGCGAGGAAGTGCCGGAGGATTGGGATCTTCAGGCTATCGTCGACTACGCGCATGGGACGTTCCTGCAGGAAGGGACATTGACGAAGGACGAGCTGTGGGGCAAGGAGAAGGAGGAGGTCGTCTCCTACCTGTTCGACAAGATTACGGCCTTGTATGATGAGCGCGAGGCGATGATGGGCTCGGAGATGATGCGTGAGTTCGAGAAGGTCATCGTGCTGCGTGCAGTGGACAGCAAATGGATGGATCACATCGATGCGATGGATCAATTGCGTCAGGGCATTCACCTTCGGGCATACGGCGGTACTGATCCGCTCAGGGAGTACCAGTTCGAGGGCTTCGAGATGTTCAAGGAAATGATCGAGCATATCCAGGAAGAAGTAACGAAGTATGTCATGAAGGCACATGTCGAGAAAAACCTGGAGCGCCAGGCTGTTGCTGAAGGACAAGCGGTTCAGGATAGCAGCAAGGTCGATCCGAAGTCGAAGCAGGTGGTACGCAAGGAAGAGCAGCGTGTCGGCCGCAACGATGCTTGCCCATGCGGCAGCGGCAAGAAGTACAAGCAATGCCACGGCAAGTAA
- the hpf gene encoding ribosome hibernation-promoting factor, HPF/YfiA family: MKYNIRGQNIQVTDALRDYVEKKLSRLDKYFEAPLTSEVHVTLSVIKNKQGVEVTIPLQGTMLRAEEKKNEDMYASIDLVVDKLERQIRKYKTKINRKFRQEGSLKSLIKEDGGAVKVLEEDDELEIVRTKRFTLKPMDVEEAVLQMNMIGHSFFVFANAESKEVNVVYKRSDGKYGLIEQG, encoded by the coding sequence ATGAAATACAATATCCGAGGACAAAATATCCAAGTAACGGACGCCTTACGCGACTACGTAGAGAAAAAATTAAGCCGCTTGGACAAGTATTTTGAAGCGCCCCTTACCTCCGAAGTACATGTTACCTTATCGGTAATCAAAAATAAGCAAGGCGTCGAGGTAACGATCCCACTGCAAGGCACAATGCTTCGCGCCGAAGAGAAAAAGAATGAAGATATGTATGCGTCTATCGATCTGGTCGTGGATAAGCTGGAGCGCCAGATTCGTAAATACAAGACGAAAATCAACCGCAAATTCCGTCAGGAAGGCAGCCTGAAATCGCTTATTAAGGAAGATGGCGGAGCCGTGAAGGTGCTGGAGGAGGACGATGAGCTCGAAATCGTCAGAACCAAGCGCTTCACACTCAAGCCGATGGATGTTGAAGAAGCGGTGCTGCAAATGAATATGATCGGGCATTCCTTCTTCGTCTTCGCCAATGCCGAGTCGAAGGAAGTCAATGTCGTCTATAAACGCAGCGACGGCAAATACGGCCTGATTGAGCAGGGCTGA
- the argJ gene encoding bifunctional ornithine acetyltransferase/N-acetylglutamate synthase: protein MEQGTGEVFAILKDGSITTPKGFKAGGLHCGLKKTTRHDLGAILCEVPAAAAGVYTLNKVQAAPIRVTQDSIGTAGKLRAVLVNSGNANACTGKQGEEDAYQMRASFAEAMGLSEQEVAVASTGVIGELLKMDRVLDGIGQLPARLEGTSAGAEDFCQAILTTDLVQKMICVEAEIDGRKVVVAGAAKGSGMIHPNMATMLGFVTTDAKIGGAALQQLLRQATDLTFNMITVDGDTSTNDMLVAMASGLAENDELTEQHPDYGKFAAALTYVCEVLAKAIARDGEGATKLVEVQVEGAESDASARAIAKTVIGSSLVKSAVFGADANWGRIIAAVGRAGEPVNPDTVDIALGEIETLRQSRPVAFDEEAALEYLKGDTVVIRVHLHLGEGRAIGWGCDLTYDYVRINAAYRT from the coding sequence ATGGAACAAGGCACTGGAGAGGTCTTTGCGATCCTGAAGGACGGATCGATCACTACACCGAAGGGCTTCAAGGCAGGAGGACTGCACTGCGGCCTCAAGAAAACTACGCGCCATGACCTGGGCGCCATCCTATGTGAAGTCCCGGCCGCGGCTGCCGGGGTGTACACACTGAACAAAGTGCAGGCGGCGCCGATCCGTGTGACGCAGGACAGCATTGGTACGGCAGGCAAGCTGCGCGCTGTGCTGGTGAATAGCGGCAATGCTAATGCTTGCACGGGCAAGCAGGGTGAGGAGGATGCCTACCAGATGCGCGCTTCGTTCGCGGAGGCAATGGGACTGTCCGAGCAAGAGGTGGCTGTTGCTTCGACGGGCGTGATCGGGGAGCTGCTCAAGATGGATCGGGTGCTGGACGGCATCGGACAGCTTCCAGCCAGACTGGAGGGTACGAGCGCCGGGGCGGAGGATTTCTGCCAGGCTATACTGACTACAGACCTGGTACAGAAGATGATCTGCGTCGAGGCGGAGATTGACGGTCGCAAGGTAGTCGTCGCAGGTGCTGCCAAAGGCTCCGGCATGATCCATCCGAATATGGCGACGATGCTCGGCTTTGTGACAACAGATGCAAAGATTGGCGGCGCTGCGCTGCAGCAGTTGCTGCGGCAGGCGACTGACCTGACCTTCAACATGATTACGGTGGACGGCGATACGAGCACGAATGATATGCTGGTTGCTATGGCTAGTGGCCTGGCGGAGAACGACGAGCTGACAGAGCAGCACCCGGATTACGGCAAATTCGCTGCAGCGCTCACTTACGTATGCGAGGTGCTGGCGAAGGCGATCGCCCGTGATGGAGAAGGCGCAACGAAGCTGGTCGAGGTACAGGTCGAGGGCGCAGAGAGCGACGCATCGGCAAGAGCTATCGCGAAGACGGTGATTGGCTCGTCGCTGGTCAAGTCGGCTGTATTTGGAGCGGATGCGAACTGGGGACGGATTATTGCTGCTGTTGGACGTGCTGGCGAGCCCGTCAATCCCGATACCGTAGACATCGCGCTTGGCGAGATCGAGACGCTGCGACAATCGCGCCCCGTGGCGTTCGATGAGGAGGCTGCGCTGGAATATTTGAAGGGCGATACCGTCGTCATCCGCGTGCATCTGCATCTGGGCGAAGGCCGTGCGATTGGATGGGGCTGTGATCTGACCTATGATTATGTGCGGATTAACGCCGCATACCGGACATAA
- a CDS encoding Rpn family recombination-promoting nuclease/putative transposase, with protein sequence MEEEETTSSHPQHDTSYRYLLSSKKLFVELLRTFVDNGWLKTVTEEEVEEIPHSFVLPDFKRKEADLVYRVKLNGQDVVFYLLLELQSSVDYRMAYRLLLYQVEIWRYLQHHEAYSSENRKTFRLPPIVPLVLYNGQQSWTAKREFRQLLETEGWFGPELLNFEYLLIDVARYTDEDLLSLSNTIASVFFLDKTARPDQLQGRLEQLMGTFRRLPEENQQKFVSWMANVLKRKLPEKDALEQFIQSVKGESSQMGLEKILDDIEHKGRREGRQEGRQEGRLEGERAAKQTMVKQLLAKQVDSAIIAEVTGFSPEAIKQMEQESD encoded by the coding sequence ATGGAGGAGGAAGAAACAACGTCAAGCCATCCGCAGCACGACACCTCGTATCGATATTTGCTATCGAGCAAGAAGCTGTTCGTGGAGCTGCTGCGAACCTTCGTAGACAACGGTTGGTTGAAGACGGTGACGGAAGAGGAAGTGGAGGAGATTCCGCATTCGTTCGTGCTGCCGGACTTCAAGCGGAAGGAAGCGGATCTGGTCTACCGAGTTAAGCTGAACGGTCAGGATGTCGTCTTCTATCTGCTGCTGGAGCTGCAGTCGAGTGTGGACTACCGGATGGCGTACCGACTGCTGCTCTATCAGGTGGAGATCTGGCGGTATCTGCAGCATCATGAAGCGTACTCGTCGGAGAACCGGAAGACCTTCAGGCTGCCACCGATCGTGCCGCTTGTACTGTACAATGGGCAGCAGAGCTGGACGGCGAAGCGGGAATTTCGCCAGTTGCTGGAGACAGAAGGGTGGTTCGGGCCGGAGCTGCTGAATTTTGAATATCTGCTCATAGATGTGGCACGTTATACGGATGAGGATCTGCTGTCGTTATCGAATACGATTGCCTCTGTATTCTTCCTGGATAAGACGGCGCGCCCGGATCAACTGCAAGGGAGATTGGAGCAGTTGATGGGAACATTCCGCCGCCTGCCGGAGGAGAATCAGCAGAAGTTTGTGTCGTGGATGGCGAATGTGCTAAAGCGGAAGCTGCCGGAGAAGGATGCGCTGGAGCAATTCATTCAGAGCGTGAAAGGAGAGTCATCGCAGATGGGACTGGAGAAAATATTGGATGACATCGAGCATAAGGGTCGTCGTGAGGGTCGCCAGGAGGGTCGTCAGGAGGGTCGACTAGAAGGAGAACGCGCTGCGAAGCAAACGATGGTGAAGCAACTGCTCGCGAAGCAAGTAGATAGCGCGATCATAGCCGAGGTCACAGGCTTCTCGCCGGAGGCGATCAAGCAGATGGAGCAAGAGAGCGACTAA